The following proteins come from a genomic window of Nicotiana tomentosiformis chromosome 12, ASM39032v3, whole genome shotgun sequence:
- the LOC104119179 gene encoding heavy metal-associated isoprenylated plant protein 39-like codes for MKKVVLKLEVYDDKGKQKAMKAVSTLSGIENLSIDLKEKKLTVVGDIDPVQVVRKLKKTWHPEILTVGPAKEPEKKKEDQSGNKNGGNKKDGQGKKEENEQVSELVKLYKNYNPDMTQHYRVYSMEENPNSCVIC; via the exons ATGAAG AAAGTTGTTTTGAAATTAGAGGTATATGATGACAAAGGGAAACAAAAGGCTATGAAAGCTGTCTCTACCCTCTCAG GGATTGAAAATCTATCAATTGATCTGAAAGAGAAAAAATTAACAGTAGTAGGAGATATTGATCCAGTTCAAGTGGtgagaaaattgaagaaaacatgGCATCCAGAAATATTAACAGTAGGGCCAGCAAAAGAGccagaaaagaagaaagaagatcaAAGTGGGAATAAAAATGGAGGAAACAAAAAAGATGGACAAGGCAAGAAAGAAGAGAATGAACAAGTTTCAGAGCTTGTAAAACTTTACAAGAATTATAATCCTGATATGACACAACACTATAGGGTCTATAGTATGGAGGAAAATCCAAATTCTTGTGTTATttgttaa